In Pirellulales bacterium, a single genomic region encodes these proteins:
- a CDS encoding phosphoesterase, with protein sequence MVEVSTEHVLVVPTELFHSLGHFQGFSRDTNRYLDELLKPAHISYRPRGQMEEDPSFKQLIPYCVFRHVDPAGRVTVFAYTRGKGQGEGRLRSKRSVGIGGHISSDDHQAGTGNVYQEGLRRELEEEVFIESAYTEQCVGLINDDETPVGQVHLGVVHLFDVEEPCVRPRESELVECGFHPVDQLLADLSGFETWSQICLKALFGRAD encoded by the coding sequence ATGGTCGAAGTTTCTACAGAGCATGTGTTGGTCGTGCCCACGGAGTTGTTCCATAGCTTGGGACATTTTCAGGGCTTCTCGCGCGACACGAACCGCTACCTCGACGAGCTGTTGAAGCCGGCCCACATCAGCTACCGTCCGCGCGGGCAGATGGAAGAAGACCCGTCGTTCAAGCAGTTGATTCCTTATTGCGTGTTTCGCCATGTCGACCCGGCCGGCCGGGTCACAGTGTTCGCCTATACGCGCGGCAAGGGGCAAGGCGAAGGGCGCCTGCGCAGTAAACGCAGCGTCGGCATCGGCGGCCATATTTCGTCGGACGATCATCAGGCCGGCACCGGCAATGTCTATCAAGAAGGGTTGCGCCGCGAGCTCGAGGAAGAAGTCTTCATCGAATCCGCCTACACCGAACAGTGCGTCGGCCTGATCAACGACGATGAGACGCCGGTCGGACAGGTGCATCTGGGCGTGGTTCATCTCTTCGACGTCGAAGAGCCCTGCGTCCGTCCGCGCGAAAGCGAGCTCGTCGAATGCGGCTTCCATCCGGTCGACCAACTACTGGCCGATTTGAGCGGCTTTGAAACCTGGTCGCAAATCTGCCTGAAAGCCTTGTTCGGCCGCGCTGATTGA
- the queA gene encoding tRNA preQ1(34) S-adenosylmethionine ribosyltransferase-isomerase QueA, whose translation MSELSRYDYELPRDLISQRPLSQRSDARLMIVDRSVGTLSHAYVRDLPEVLRAPDCVVVNETLVVPARLVGKRALTGGAWEGLFLTSESARHWRLLAKTRGKPVVGETIMLTNNVGRDDISLRLVERLPGGVWVVEPESDEPTFDLLARVGRVPLPHYIRGGEMTDDDRQSYQTVYARQAGSVAAPTAGLHFSQPLLARLEESGVRICRLVLHVGLDTFRPIAVDALDEHAMHSERGEVDADAVETIRAARAAGGRIVAVGTTTTRVLETAAQTGELQPWSGSTDLFIRPSYKFRAIDALMTNFHLPRTTLLVLVRTFGGEELVMRAYEEAIRERYRFYSYGDAMLIL comes from the coding sequence CGGTAGGAACACTCTCACACGCCTATGTGCGCGACTTGCCCGAAGTGCTGCGGGCGCCGGATTGCGTCGTGGTAAACGAAACCTTGGTGGTGCCAGCCCGCCTGGTGGGCAAGCGCGCTCTGACGGGCGGTGCCTGGGAAGGGCTGTTTCTGACCAGCGAGTCCGCGCGTCATTGGCGGCTGCTGGCCAAAACCCGCGGCAAACCGGTCGTGGGCGAGACGATCATGCTGACGAACAACGTGGGGCGTGACGACATTTCGCTGCGCCTGGTCGAGCGGCTGCCCGGCGGCGTGTGGGTTGTCGAGCCCGAGAGCGACGAGCCGACATTCGATTTGCTGGCCCGCGTGGGGCGCGTGCCGCTACCGCACTACATTCGCGGCGGCGAAATGACGGACGACGATCGGCAATCGTATCAAACGGTCTACGCGCGGCAGGCCGGCTCGGTCGCTGCGCCCACGGCGGGTCTGCATTTCAGCCAGCCGCTGCTCGCCCGGCTGGAAGAGTCAGGCGTGCGCATTTGCCGGCTGGTGCTGCATGTGGGCCTGGATACGTTTCGCCCGATCGCGGTCGACGCGCTTGATGAACACGCCATGCACAGCGAACGGGGCGAGGTGGATGCCGACGCGGTGGAGACGATTCGCGCCGCCCGCGCCGCAGGTGGACGAATCGTGGCCGTGGGAACCACCACCACCCGCGTGCTGGAAACCGCCGCACAAACGGGCGAGCTGCAACCGTGGAGCGGTTCGACCGATCTTTTCATCCGCCCGTCTTACAAGTTTCGCGCCATTGACGCGTTGATGACGAACTTTCATCTACCGCGCACGACGTTGCTGGTGCTGGTGCGCACGTTCGGCGGCGAAGAGCTGGTCATGCGCGCCTATGAGGAAGCCATCCGCGAACGCTACCGCTTCTATAGCTATGGCGATGCCATGTTGATCCTGTAA
- a CDS encoding glyoxalase superfamily protein, with the protein MSQQVVPALRITSYERSKKFYVDGLGFQINWEHRYEPNFPVFMSVSRDCLEFFLTEHAGDCQPGGLIHLYVPDVDAWHAELVGRGVPIKAPPSETIKGLRDMTVMDPDGNAIRICTRLAPRRESLK; encoded by the coding sequence GTGTCTCAGCAGGTCGTGCCCGCACTGCGGATTACCAGTTACGAGCGCAGCAAGAAGTTTTATGTCGACGGGCTGGGCTTTCAGATTAATTGGGAACACCGCTACGAACCAAACTTTCCGGTCTTCATGTCGGTATCGCGCGATTGCTTGGAATTCTTCCTGACCGAGCACGCGGGCGATTGCCAGCCGGGTGGGCTGATTCACCTGTACGTTCCCGACGTCGACGCCTGGCACGCCGAACTTGTCGGCCGCGGCGTACCGATCAAAGCGCCCCCCAGCGAGACGATCAAGGGACTGCGCGACATGACAGTTATGGACCCGGACGGCAACGCAATCCGCATCTGCACGCGACTTGCGCCGCGCCGCGAATCTCTAAAGTGA